The following are encoded together in the Vigna angularis cultivar LongXiaoDou No.4 chromosome 9, ASM1680809v1, whole genome shotgun sequence genome:
- the LOC108320568 gene encoding probable 2-oxoglutarate-dependent dioxygenase AOP1.2 encodes MGSEDTLKLPVIDFTDLKLEAKNPNWETVKSQVHKALVEYGCFEAIFDTVPLDLRKALFGSLQELFDLPLQTKILNMSKKPYHGYVGQYPMIPLFESMGIDDAVVHEKVESMTNIMWPNGNPSFSKTIQSFSGQLSELDQIVRKMILESMGVEKYLEEHMNSTNYLLRVMKYKAPQTTDTKLGLSTHSDKNIVTILYQNGVEGLEVLTKDGKWISYNPSPHTFVVMIGDSLHAWSNGRLHSPFHRVMMSGNEARYSAGLFSIPKGGSIIKAPEELVDEEHPLLFKPFDHVEFLKYYYTEQGQRDQSALHTYCGV; translated from the exons ATGGGTTCAGAAGACACTCTAAAGCTTCCAGTAATCGACTTCACTGACCTGAAACTGGAAGCCAAAAATCCTAATTGGGAGACAGTAAAATCACAAGTACACAAGGCACTAGTAGAGTATGGTTGTTTTGAAGCAATTTTTGATACTGTTCCTTTAGACCTTAGAAAAGCCTTGTTTGGTTCACTTCAAGAACTCTTTGATCTTCCTCTGCAAACAAAGATACTCAATATGTCTAAGAAACCTTATCATGGTTATGTTGGGCAGTATCCTATGATTCCACTCTTTGAAAGCATGGGCATTGATGATGCAGTTGTTCATGAGAAAGTAGAAAGCATGACCAACATCATGTGGCCTAATGGAAACCCAAGTTTTAG CAAAACTATACAATCCTTCTCTGGGCAGCTATCAGAGTTGGATCAGATTGTtaggaagatgattttggagAGCATGGGTGTTGAGAAGTACTTGGAGGAGCACATGAACTCAACCAATTATCTCCTCAGGGTTATGAAATACAAAGCCCCTCAAACCACTGACACAAAGCTAGGCCTCAGCACACACTCAGATAAGAACATAGTTACCATTTTGTACCAAAATGGAGTTGAGGGTTTAGAGGTTTTGACCAAAGATGGAAAATGGATAAGCTACAACCCTTCTCCTCACACTTTTGTTGTCATGATTGGTGACTCTCTCCAT GCATGGTCAAATGGGAGGTTGCATTCACCCTTTCACAGGGTGATGATGAGTGGAAATGAGGCAAGATATTCTGCAGGGTTGTTCTCTATACCGAAAGGAGGGAGCATAATAAAAGCACCAGAGGAGCTGGTGGATGAGGAACACCCTCTGCTTTTTAAGCCCTTTGATCATGTTGAGTTTCTCAAGTATTACTACACTGAACAAGGACAGAGAGACCAGTCTGCACTGCACACTTACTGTGGTGTCTGA
- the LOC108320561 gene encoding gibberellin 3-beta-dioxygenase 1 has protein sequence MPSLSEAFRAHPVYLHHKHSDFNSLQHKLPDSYAWTQPDSDASYADTNSDNNTVPVIDLKDPNAANLIGHACRRWGVFQVVNHGVPLTLFTDIQRACLALFSLPLHQKLKAARSPDGVSGYGRARISSFFPKLMWSECFTILDSPHHLFLQLWPQDHAKYCEIVKEYEAAMKELAAKLMCLVFASLGISKEDVKWAGPRGEFNGACAALHWNSYPSCPDPDRAMGLAAHTDSTLLTILHQNNVSGLQVLKDGEGWVAVPPLAGGLVVNIGDLLHILSNGLYPSVLHRVRVNRSWQRFSVAYLYGPPTNVEISPNEKLVGPGRPCLYRSVSWNEYLGIKAKHFNKALSAVRISSSFFNGLFDVKEDQNNDFQMG, from the exons ATGCCTTCACTCTCCGAAGCCTTTCGAGCTCACCCTGTCTACCTTCACCACAAGCACTCTGACTTCAACTCTCTGCAACACAAACTCCCCGATTCTTACGCATGGACACAACCAGATTCTGATGCTTCTTACGCTGATACAAATTCTGATAACAACACTGTCCCCGTCATCGATTTGAAGGACCCTAATGCAGCCAACCTCATAGGACATGCATGCAGAAGATGGGGCGTGTTCCAAGTGGTCAACCATGGCGTCCCATTGACCCTCTTCACCGACATTCAGAGAGCTTGCCTTGCCTtgttctctcttcctcttcacCAGAAGCTCAAAGCTGCTCGCTCCCCCGACGGCGTCTCCGGCTATGGCCGCGCTCGCATCTCCTCCTTCTTCCCCAAACTCATGTGGTCTGAGTGCTTCACCATTCTCGATTCCCCTCACCACCTTTTTCTCCAACTCTGGCCCCAAGACCATGCTAAATACTG TGAGATTGTGAAGGAATATGAAGCAGCCATGAAAGAATTAGCGGCGAAGCTAATGTGCCTTGTGTTCGCTTCCCTCGGTATTTCAAAGGAGGACGTTAAATGGGCCGGGCCGAGAGGTGAATTCAACGGGGCTTGCGCGGCCTTACATTGGAATTCTTACCCGAGTTGCCCGGATCCTGATCGGGCCATGGGTCTGGCGGCCCACACGGACTCCACACTGCTCACGATTCTCCACCAAAACAACGTGAGTGGGCTTCAGGTTCTCAAGGACGGTGAAGGGTGGGTGGCGGTTCCGCCGCTTGCCGGAGGGCTGGTGGTCAACATTGGCGATCTGCTCCACATTTTGTCGAACGGGTTGTACCCGAGTGTGCTGCACCGGGTGCGGGTGAACCGGAGCTGGCAAAGGTTCTCGGTTGCTTATCTATATGGGCCCCCAACAAACGTGGAGATTAGTCCAAATGAGAAATTGGTAGGCCCAGGTAGGCCCTGTCTTTATCGATCAGTGAGTTGGAACGAGTACCTTGGTATCAAAGCAAAGCATTTCAATAAGGCTCTCTCTGCTGTTAGGATTTCGTCCTCTTTTTTTAACGGTTTATTTGATGTAAAGGAGGATCAAAACAACGACTTTCAAATGGGCTAG